A region of Lacinutrix sp. Hel_I_90 DNA encodes the following proteins:
- a CDS encoding YceI family protein codes for MKNLALVLFALVSSLTFSQEKYLTKTGTVTFEASVPSFEEVKAENKSTTAILNTKNGEFAALVLVKGFRFKNALMEEHFNENYAESDDFPKATFKGTLVGFSIEKLASKTKMTYNGSLSFHGKTKQLENQTLTIYQTPDGQILLSGKFIANVSDFDIEIPSVVSNKLSKEVDVSFSFELDKK; via the coding sequence ATGAAAAATTTAGCATTAGTTCTATTCGCATTAGTTTCAAGTCTTACGTTTTCTCAAGAGAAATATTTAACCAAAACTGGAACGGTAACTTTTGAGGCTTCAGTACCTTCTTTTGAGGAGGTAAAAGCCGAAAACAAAAGTACAACAGCCATTTTGAATACTAAAAATGGTGAATTTGCAGCCTTAGTTTTAGTAAAAGGGTTTCGATTTAAAAACGCCTTAATGGAAGAGCATTTTAACGAAAATTATGCGGAGTCTGATGACTTTCCAAAAGCGACCTTTAAAGGTACTCTTGTAGGATTCTCTATAGAAAAGCTTGCCTCAAAAACTAAGATGACCTACAATGGAAGCTTAAGTTTTCATGGTAAAACAAAACAATTAGAGAATCAAACCTTGACTATTTACCAAACTCCAGACGGCCAGATTCTCCTTTCAGGGAAATTTATAGCTAATGTCTCCGACTTTGATATTGAAATCCCAAGTGTAGTGAGCAACAAGTTATCTAAAGAGGTTGACGTTTCCTTTTCGTTTGAATTAGATAAGAAGTAA
- the purL gene encoding phosphoribosylformylglycinamidine synthase, which yields MIHFFGNQNSKIFAVQATKELSIETISKLIWLFGNQPKINAASLDAFFIGPRAAMITPWSTNAVEITQNMGIEDIIRIEEFEACTEHFEDFDPMISEKYKSLNQKSFSIDIQPEAILNIEDISAYNQKEGLSLSEEEVDYLDRVSKKIGRPLTDSEVFGFSQVNSEHCRHKIFNGTFIIDGEEKPSSLFKLIKETSKQHPNTIVSAYKDNVAFIEGPRVEQFAPKTADKPDFYETKDYESVISLKAETHNFPTTVEPFNGAATGAGGEIRDRLAGGKGSLPLAGTAVYMTAYSRLEANRPWEQKMEARPWLYQTPMDILIKASNGASDFGNKFGQPLICGSVLTFEHEQDTSTSLSTSSRKLGYDKVIMQAGGIGYGKADQAIKDTPKTGDKIVILGGENYRIGMGGAAVSSADTGAFASGIELNAVQRSNPEMQKRAANAVRGMVESDENFIVSIHDHGAGGHLNCLSELVEDTGGKIDLDALPVGDPTLSAKEIIGNESQERMGLVIAEKHLETLNKIADRERSPMYTVGEVTGDYRFSFESKTKGDKPMDLALEDMFGSSPKTIMNDVTIPRNYDSVSYNPDEFYNYLDQVLQLEAVACKDWLTNKVDRCVGGKVAKQQCVGPLQIPLNNVGVMALDYKGIEGIATSIGHAPISGLINPVAGSRNSITEALTNIIWAPLKEGLKSVSLSANWMWPCKNEGEDARLYEAVQAISEYAIDLGINVPTGKDSLSMKQKYPNEDVISPGTVIISAAGNCNAISKVVEPVLQKNGGAIYYINISQDEFKLGGSSFAQILNKIGNETPTVTDSAFVKNVFNTIQKLIKDEQIVAGHDVASGGLITTLLELCFADTNLGAELDITALNQKASYKVLFGENAGIVFQAKDKTVETVLANANIEFFNIGKVTETDVLSIINHDEVFTMTVSRLRDVWYKTSFLLDQKQTANNLAKARYKNYAVQPLKYTFPKHFTGKLEDVIANAVKPSSNGAMDKSQAPRNEGKRPKAAILREKGSNSEREMANAMYLAGFDVKDVHMTDLISGREDLKDIQFLGAVGGFSNSDVLGSAKGWAGAIKYNDKANKVINDFFKREDTLSVGICNGCQLFMELELINPEHEVHGKMSHNDSKKHESSFTSVAIQKNNSVMLSTLEGSTLGVWISHGEGKFNLPRNEEDYTIVAKYGYEGYPNNPNGSDFNTAMLCDKTGRHLVTMPHIERSTFQWNWANYPQGRKDEVSPWLEAFVNARLWIDNKK from the coding sequence ATGATTCATTTCTTCGGAAACCAAAACAGTAAAATCTTTGCTGTTCAAGCAACAAAAGAATTATCAATAGAAACCATTTCAAAATTGATATGGTTATTTGGCAACCAGCCTAAAATAAATGCAGCGTCTTTGGACGCTTTTTTTATTGGTCCACGTGCTGCCATGATAACACCTTGGAGTACTAATGCGGTTGAGATTACTCAAAACATGGGCATCGAAGATATTATTAGAATTGAAGAATTTGAAGCGTGTACAGAACACTTCGAAGATTTCGATCCTATGATTTCTGAAAAGTATAAAAGTCTGAACCAAAAGTCTTTTAGCATAGACATTCAACCTGAAGCAATTCTAAATATCGAGGATATTTCAGCTTATAATCAAAAAGAAGGCTTATCGCTAAGTGAAGAAGAAGTAGACTACTTAGACCGTGTTTCTAAAAAAATTGGCCGGCCGTTAACAGATTCTGAAGTCTTTGGATTTTCACAAGTCAATTCAGAACACTGTCGCCATAAAATATTTAATGGAACCTTTATTATCGATGGTGAAGAAAAACCAAGCTCACTCTTTAAACTAATTAAAGAAACATCGAAACAACATCCTAATACCATTGTTTCAGCTTATAAAGACAATGTCGCCTTTATCGAAGGTCCTAGAGTAGAACAGTTTGCACCTAAAACTGCCGACAAGCCTGATTTTTACGAAACAAAAGACTACGAATCGGTTATTTCTTTAAAAGCCGAAACCCATAACTTCCCAACAACGGTAGAACCTTTTAATGGTGCTGCAACGGGTGCTGGTGGAGAAATTAGAGACCGTTTAGCTGGCGGAAAAGGCTCGTTACCATTGGCAGGAACAGCGGTTTACATGACGGCTTATTCAAGACTAGAAGCCAATCGCCCTTGGGAACAAAAAATGGAAGCACGTCCGTGGTTATACCAAACTCCTATGGACATTTTAATAAAAGCGAGTAATGGTGCTTCAGACTTTGGAAACAAATTTGGGCAGCCTTTAATCTGTGGTTCTGTTTTAACTTTTGAGCATGAGCAAGATACTTCAACTTCGCTAAGCACAAGTTCACGAAAACTGGGTTACGACAAAGTCATTATGCAAGCTGGTGGTATTGGTTATGGTAAAGCAGATCAAGCCATAAAAGACACCCCAAAAACAGGAGACAAAATCGTTATTCTTGGTGGTGAAAATTATCGTATTGGAATGGGTGGCGCTGCCGTTTCTAGTGCAGATACTGGAGCATTTGCTTCAGGTATTGAACTTAATGCGGTACAACGTTCTAATCCAGAAATGCAAAAACGTGCTGCAAATGCTGTAAGAGGCATGGTGGAAAGCGATGAGAATTTTATCGTGTCTATACACGATCATGGTGCTGGCGGACACTTAAATTGTTTGTCTGAATTGGTTGAAGACACCGGCGGAAAAATAGATTTAGATGCACTACCCGTTGGAGATCCAACACTGTCGGCTAAAGAAATTATTGGCAACGAATCTCAAGAACGTATGGGGTTAGTGATTGCCGAAAAACATTTAGAGACTTTAAATAAAATAGCAGATAGAGAACGCTCACCAATGTACACAGTAGGTGAAGTTACTGGTGATTACCGGTTTTCTTTCGAGTCTAAGACCAAAGGGGACAAACCTATGGATTTAGCACTTGAAGACATGTTTGGTAGTTCTCCAAAAACCATTATGAATGATGTGACTATCCCTAGAAATTATGATAGCGTTTCATACAATCCAGATGAGTTTTACAACTATCTGGATCAGGTTTTACAATTGGAAGCAGTAGCCTGTAAAGATTGGTTAACGAATAAAGTAGACCGTTGTGTTGGTGGCAAAGTAGCCAAACAACAATGTGTTGGTCCATTACAAATCCCATTAAATAATGTTGGGGTAATGGCATTAGATTATAAAGGTATAGAAGGTATTGCCACGTCAATAGGACACGCTCCAATTTCTGGCTTAATTAATCCGGTAGCAGGCAGTCGTAATAGTATCACTGAAGCCTTGACCAATATTATTTGGGCGCCTTTAAAAGAGGGGTTAAAATCGGTTTCATTATCTGCAAACTGGATGTGGCCTTGTAAAAATGAAGGTGAAGATGCGCGTTTATATGAAGCCGTGCAAGCGATTTCAGAATACGCTATAGATTTAGGAATCAATGTTCCCACGGGAAAAGATTCGCTATCGATGAAACAAAAGTATCCTAATGAGGATGTGATTTCTCCTGGAACTGTTATTATTTCAGCCGCAGGAAATTGTAATGCAATTTCAAAAGTTGTAGAGCCTGTACTTCAAAAAAACGGGGGCGCTATTTACTATATTAACATCTCTCAAGATGAGTTTAAATTAGGAGGAAGCTCATTCGCTCAAATACTAAATAAAATTGGTAATGAGACACCAACCGTTACTGATTCTGCATTTGTGAAAAATGTGTTCAATACCATTCAAAAACTAATAAAAGACGAACAAATTGTTGCCGGACATGATGTCGCTTCTGGTGGTTTAATAACGACCTTATTAGAACTATGCTTTGCAGATACCAATCTTGGTGCTGAATTAGATATTACAGCATTAAATCAAAAAGCGTCGTACAAAGTACTCTTTGGGGAAAATGCAGGTATTGTGTTTCAAGCCAAAGACAAGACTGTAGAAACCGTTTTAGCAAATGCTAATATTGAGTTTTTTAACATTGGAAAAGTAACTGAAACAGATGTATTAAGTATCATTAATCATGATGAAGTATTTACAATGACTGTTTCGCGTTTACGTGATGTTTGGTACAAAACCTCTTTTCTACTCGACCAAAAGCAAACTGCAAATAATTTAGCTAAAGCCCGGTATAAGAATTATGCAGTTCAGCCTTTAAAATATACATTCCCTAAACATTTTACAGGAAAACTTGAAGACGTTATTGCCAACGCTGTGAAGCCCTCTTCTAACGGAGCGATGGACAAGTCGCAAGCACCTCGTAATGAAGGAAAGCGACCAAAAGCGGCAATTCTACGTGAAAAAGGTTCCAATTCAGAACGCGAGATGGCAAATGCAATGTACTTAGCTGGTTTTGATGTGAAAGATGTACACATGACCGATTTAATCTCGGGTCGTGAAGATTTAAAAGACATTCAGTTTTTAGGCGCTGTTGGTGGTTTTTCTAATTCTGATGTTTTAGGATCTGCTAAAGGTTGGGCAGGAGCTATTAAGTATAATGACAAAGCAAATAAAGTCATTAATGATTTCTTTAAAAGAGAAGACACCCTTTCTGTAGGTATTTGTAATGGTTGCCAACTCTTTATGGAATTAGAGCTTATTAATCCTGAGCATGAGGTTCATGGAAAAATGAGTCATAATGACTCTAAAAAGCATGAGAGTTCTTTTACTTCAGTGGCGATTCAGAAAAACAATTCTGTGATGTTATCTACTTTAGAAGGCAGTACTTTAGGTGTTTGGATTTCTCATGGTGAAGGAAAATTTAATTTACCAAGAAACGAAGAGGACTATACTATAGTAGCAAAATATGGCTATGAAGGGTATCCAAATAACCCAAATGGTTCCGATTTTAATACCGCTATGTTATGCGATAAAACAGGGCGTCATTTGGTAACTATGCCACACATTGAGCGTTCTACGTTTCAATGGAATTGGGCAAATTATCCTCAAGGCAGAAAAGATGAAGTGTCCCCTTGGCTAGAGGCTTTTGTGAATGCGCGATTGTGGATTGATAATAAAAAATAA
- a CDS encoding RsmB/NOP family class I SAM-dependent RNA methyltransferase has protein sequence MRLHRNLCFATVDGLLQIFNEGMYADKVVQMLLKRDKRWGSRDRGFVAETTYDIVRWKRLYAEIAEVKEPFSRDDIWRLFAVWATLKGIKLPDWKYFENTPSRKIKGRFDELSQIRKIKESFPDWIDELAVKELGEKVWNKEAIALNEQADVILRVNTLKTTKEKLQAELFDLEIETEFIKGYPDALKLAVRGNVFITEAFQNGHFEVQDASSQLVAEFLDVKPGMKVVDTCAGAGGKTLHIAALMENKGQVIAMDIYDNKLKELKRRAKRDGAHNIEMRVIDSTKPIKKLYDKADRVLIDAPCSGLGVLRRNPDAKWKLQPEFIEKIKKTQQEILESYSKMVKPGGKLVYATCSILPSENQDQVKHFLDSENGKDFTFVKDKKILSHESGFDGFYMALLEKKI, from the coding sequence ATGAGATTACATAGAAATTTATGCTTTGCCACAGTTGATGGGTTATTACAAATCTTTAATGAAGGCATGTACGCAGATAAAGTAGTACAAATGCTCCTAAAACGTGACAAGCGTTGGGGAAGCAGAGACAGAGGCTTTGTTGCAGAAACCACTTATGACATTGTAAGATGGAAACGTTTGTATGCAGAAATTGCAGAAGTAAAAGAACCTTTTTCTCGTGATGACATCTGGCGTTTATTTGCCGTATGGGCCACATTAAAAGGCATAAAATTGCCAGATTGGAAATACTTTGAAAACACACCTTCACGAAAAATAAAAGGACGCTTTGACGAATTGTCCCAAATTAGAAAAATTAAAGAATCTTTTCCTGATTGGATAGATGAATTAGCAGTCAAAGAATTGGGAGAAAAGGTATGGAATAAAGAAGCTATAGCTTTAAATGAGCAGGCTGATGTTATTTTAAGAGTCAATACACTCAAAACGACCAAAGAAAAATTACAAGCAGAACTTTTTGATTTAGAGATTGAAACCGAGTTTATAAAAGGGTATCCAGATGCGTTAAAATTAGCCGTTCGTGGTAATGTTTTTATTACAGAGGCGTTTCAAAATGGCCATTTTGAAGTGCAAGACGCTTCTTCTCAATTGGTTGCAGAATTTTTAGATGTAAAACCAGGCATGAAAGTTGTAGATACTTGTGCCGGTGCTGGTGGTAAAACATTACATATTGCCGCGCTTATGGAAAATAAAGGTCAGGTAATTGCCATGGATATTTATGATAACAAGCTTAAAGAATTAAAACGTCGTGCAAAACGTGACGGTGCTCATAATATTGAAATGCGTGTGATTGACTCCACTAAGCCAATCAAGAAATTATATGATAAGGCAGATCGTGTATTGATTGATGCGCCTTGTTCTGGATTAGGGGTATTACGAAGAAACCCAGATGCTAAGTGGAAATTACAACCTGAGTTTATTGAAAAAATCAAAAAAACACAACAGGAGATTTTAGAGAGCTATTCTAAAATGGTCAAGCCTGGTGGAAAGCTTGTATATGCTACCTGCTCCATTTTACCCTCTGAAAATCAGGATCAAGTTAAGCATTTTTTAGATTCAGAAAACGGAAAAGATTTTACCTTTGTAAAGGATAAAAAAATACTAAGTCATGAATCTGGATTTGACGGATTCTATATGGCTTTATTAGAAAAAAAAATATAA
- a CDS encoding oxidoreductase: protein MKFLIITICIILSLFSCKNEEEKKENSFNPKEIKEVIIEESLTDSTLNVRAFQIFDDGTLTFAGANNTYGMLEPNGERWLFSKQNYDSLKLEFRAVGKTTSDFFMMSVGSPALVFKTGDSGKMELVYKENHEKAFYDAMNFWNDQEGIAIGDPTDACMSVIITRDGGETWTKVACDNLPRAKEGEAAFAASDTNIAIVGDQTWVATGGKASRILYSPDKGKTWEVFETPIIQGLETTGMYSIDFYDENNGFAIGGDYTKPDDNAANKIRTTDGGKTWELVAEHQNPGYRSCVQYVPNSHAKALVAIGFKGVDYSNDSGHTWKHLSDEGFYTLRFVNDSTAYAAGNGRISKLIFRE, encoded by the coding sequence ATGAAATTCCTTATAATTACTATTTGTATCATTCTGTCCTTGTTTTCGTGTAAAAATGAGGAAGAAAAAAAAGAAAATAGTTTTAATCCTAAAGAAATTAAGGAGGTCATTATAGAGGAGTCTTTAACCGATTCGACATTAAATGTTCGCGCTTTTCAAATATTTGATGACGGTACTTTAACTTTTGCGGGAGCGAACAATACTTATGGGATGCTCGAGCCAAATGGAGAAAGATGGTTGTTTTCCAAACAAAATTATGATAGTTTAAAACTTGAATTTCGAGCGGTTGGTAAAACGACATCAGATTTTTTTATGATGAGCGTTGGTAGTCCAGCCTTAGTTTTTAAAACAGGTGATTCTGGTAAGATGGAATTAGTTTATAAAGAAAATCATGAAAAAGCATTTTACGATGCTATGAATTTCTGGAACGATCAAGAAGGTATAGCCATTGGAGATCCAACAGACGCTTGTATGAGCGTCATTATCACGCGAGATGGAGGAGAAACCTGGACTAAAGTGGCATGTGACAATTTACCAAGAGCGAAAGAAGGTGAAGCCGCTTTTGCTGCTAGTGATACGAATATAGCTATTGTTGGCGACCAGACCTGGGTGGCAACAGGAGGAAAGGCAAGCCGCATATTATACTCACCAGACAAAGGTAAAACCTGGGAAGTCTTTGAGACACCAATTATACAAGGTTTAGAAACTACAGGCATGTATTCTATTGATTTTTACGATGAAAACAATGGCTTCGCTATTGGTGGTGATTACACAAAACCAGACGATAATGCCGCCAATAAAATAAGAACTACAGATGGTGGAAAAACATGGGAACTAGTCGCAGAACATCAAAATCCTGGTTATCGCAGTTGCGTACAATATGTACCAAATAGTCATGCAAAAGCATTAGTGGCTATAGGTTTTAAAGGGGTGGATTACTCTAATGATTCAGGACATACTTGGAAGCATTTAAGCGATGAGGGTTTTTATACCTTAAGATTTGTAAATGATAGTACGGCCTATGCCGCAGGAAATGGCAGAATTAGTAAGTTGATTTTTAGAGAATAG
- a CDS encoding DNA recombination protein RmuC — protein MNDNLILILSILISAIVGAYLGMLFSKLKSKSEKSTLEERQSQMGLTIDALKQNVDKIEHEREEIRREKEFLNTELTRKTSEYENLLQLHHKREAEVEDRQEQLRKDFELLATKILDEKSEKFTLQNKENIKNILSPLQEKIQVFEKKVDDTQKESISMHSALKEQLLGLKDLNQQMTKEATNLTRALKGDSKMQGNWGELVLERVLEKSGLEKDREYYVQQSFTLADGSRVLPDIVLHLPDNKRMIIDSKVSLVDYERFVNAEEEDRAVYLKAHINSIKKHVEQLSAKNYQDLYDMESPDFVLLFIPIEPAFAIAINEDNSLYNKAFERNIVIVTPSTLLATLRTIDSMWNNEKQQQNAIEIARQAGALYDKFEGFVQDLTGVGKKMDDAKKEYSSAMNKLVEGRGNLITSVEKLKKMGAKAKKALPEKILKRAQEDDNV, from the coding sequence ATGAACGACAACCTCATCCTCATTCTTTCCATATTAATTTCTGCTATTGTTGGCGCTTATCTAGGTATGTTATTTTCAAAATTGAAAAGTAAAAGTGAAAAAAGCACCTTAGAAGAACGTCAAAGTCAAATGGGTTTAACGATTGATGCGCTTAAACAAAATGTAGATAAAATTGAACATGAGCGCGAAGAAATTAGACGTGAAAAAGAATTTCTAAATACAGAACTAACTCGAAAAACTTCAGAATACGAGAATCTTTTGCAGTTACACCATAAGCGTGAGGCAGAAGTGGAAGACCGTCAAGAACAACTGCGTAAAGATTTTGAATTGTTAGCCACAAAAATTCTAGATGAGAAATCAGAGAAATTCACCCTTCAGAATAAAGAAAACATTAAGAATATATTAAGTCCGCTACAAGAAAAAATACAGGTTTTTGAAAAGAAAGTAGACGATACGCAAAAGGAAAGTATCAGCATGCATTCTGCCTTAAAAGAACAGCTTTTAGGCTTAAAAGATCTTAATCAACAAATGACCAAAGAGGCCACAAACCTAACCCGTGCTTTAAAAGGAGATAGCAAAATGCAAGGGAATTGGGGCGAACTGGTTTTAGAACGCGTACTCGAAAAATCTGGGCTGGAGAAAGACAGAGAATATTACGTACAACAAAGTTTTACTTTAGCAGATGGTTCTCGGGTATTGCCTGATATTGTATTACACTTACCAGACAACAAACGCATGATTATTGATAGTAAAGTATCTTTAGTGGATTACGAGCGCTTTGTTAATGCCGAAGAGGAGGATCGTGCCGTCTATTTAAAGGCACATATCAATTCTATTAAAAAACATGTCGAGCAGCTCTCTGCTAAAAATTATCAAGATTTATACGACATGGAGTCACCAGATTTTGTTTTATTATTTATCCCTATTGAACCTGCCTTTGCCATTGCTATAAATGAAGACAATTCATTGTATAATAAAGCTTTTGAACGCAATATTGTTATTGTTACGCCTTCAACCTTATTGGCGACATTACGCACTATAGATAGTATGTGGAATAACGAAAAGCAGCAACAAAACGCGATTGAAATTGCGCGTCAGGCAGGCGCTTTATATGACAAATTTGAAGGTTTTGTACAAGATTTAACTGGGGTAGGCAAAAAAATGGACGATGCTAAAAAAGAGTACTCATCTGCTATGAATAAACTGGTAGAGGGTAGAGGTAATTTGATAACCAGCGTTGAAAAATTGAAAAAAATGGGTGCAAAGGCAAAAAAAGCCTTACCCGAAAAAATACTAAAAAGAGCACAAGAAGACGATAACGTTTAA
- a CDS encoding DUF5777 family beta-barrel protein, whose product MKHLLILLCIFPLLSFSQNDLLDEIDQESPEDNYATATFKGLKIVNFESTKLTAKKEFTFVVAHRFGSLESGLNTFFGLDDAVTRLNFIYGLSENINISVSRSSFQKIYEAALKYRLIKQKEGGSLFTIVGYHSLLVNTAYDKANLPKLEFKNRLGYTTQVLIARKMSKNLSLELAPTFFQDNLVLDPNQDNAQYALGIGSRYKLGKRWSLNADYGWHLNRSSTSPFKNPLSIGIDLETGGHVFQMHFTNSQAMNTNGYLGQATGDWSDGDIYFGFNLSRVF is encoded by the coding sequence ATGAAACACCTATTAATTCTCCTTTGTATTTTTCCGCTTTTATCATTTTCTCAAAACGATCTATTAGATGAAATTGATCAAGAATCACCAGAAGATAATTATGCAACAGCCACTTTTAAAGGCTTAAAAATTGTAAACTTTGAGTCTACTAAACTTACGGCTAAAAAGGAATTTACTTTTGTAGTGGCCCACAGATTTGGCAGTTTGGAAAGCGGGCTTAATACATTCTTTGGTTTAGATGATGCCGTGACGCGATTAAATTTTATTTACGGGCTTTCAGAAAACATTAATATTAGTGTATCCCGTAGTTCGTTTCAAAAAATATACGAAGCTGCATTAAAATACAGGTTGATTAAACAAAAAGAAGGCGGCTCACTGTTTACAATCGTTGGGTATCATTCGCTATTGGTTAATACAGCTTATGACAAAGCAAACTTACCCAAATTAGAGTTTAAAAACCGTTTAGGTTACACAACACAAGTGCTTATTGCAAGAAAGATGAGTAAAAATTTATCTTTAGAATTGGCACCAACATTTTTTCAGGATAATTTAGTATTAGATCCTAATCAGGACAATGCACAATATGCTTTGGGTATTGGTAGCCGTTATAAACTAGGAAAACGCTGGTCGTTAAATGCAGACTATGGCTGGCATTTAAACCGAAGCAGCACCTCTCCATTCAAAAATCCATTATCAATTGGTATCGATTTAGAAACGGGTGGTCATGTTTTCCAAATGCATTTTACAAACTCACAAGCGATGAATACTAATGGCTATTTAGGACAAGCCACAGGGGATTGGAGTGATGGTGATATTTATTTCGGATTTAATTTAAGTCGGGTATTTTAA
- a CDS encoding endonuclease: protein MKQIYLILIFLFTTFSYAQLTPPAELQDYYNDVDFNSTGTILFNDLAVETASKHTNYISYTPGVWNASKITDEDPNNSSNVILIYGYDDTDGNYVTDRSRDKDLNGGTSGTDWNREHTFPNSLAQPSLNNNGTNVPPYADAHNLRPSDVTMNSNRGNRKFAAGSGNAGIVSGNWYPGDEWKGDAARIVMYMYLRYGTQCIPSYAAEGTTNSVDANMIELLLQWNAEDPVSDIEIKRNDYHVNTSNTYAQGNRNPFIDNPYIATVIWGGPSAQNRWSSLSVETFSKESVRVFPNPITSSMLTIETKMDTAYQIYDILGKLMLSGKVSKQKNKVNTENLNKGIYILKLKTASGSLSKKLIKH from the coding sequence ATGAAACAAATCTACTTAATACTTATTTTTTTATTTACTACGTTTAGCTATGCGCAATTAACGCCTCCAGCCGAACTTCAGGACTATTATAATGATGTTGATTTTAATAGCACTGGCACTATTCTATTTAATGATTTAGCAGTAGAAACAGCTAGTAAGCATACTAATTACATTAGTTACACACCTGGTGTCTGGAATGCTAGTAAAATTACAGATGAAGATCCTAATAATTCTTCTAATGTTATTTTAATTTACGGCTATGATGATACTGATGGTAATTACGTCACTGATAGAAGTAGAGATAAAGATTTAAATGGGGGTACTTCTGGGACAGATTGGAACAGAGAACATACATTTCCTAACTCATTGGCGCAACCAAGTTTAAACAATAATGGTACAAATGTACCACCTTATGCAGACGCTCACAATTTAAGACCTTCAGATGTTACGATGAACTCTAATAGAGGTAATCGAAAATTTGCTGCTGGTTCTGGTAATGCCGGAATCGTTTCTGGTAATTGGTATCCTGGAGATGAGTGGAAAGGTGATGCTGCTAGAATTGTTATGTATATGTATTTAAGATATGGTACGCAATGTATACCTTCATACGCAGCTGAAGGAACGACTAATAGCGTAGACGCTAATATGATTGAATTACTGCTACAATGGAATGCTGAAGATCCAGTTTCTGATATTGAAATAAAAAGAAATGATTATCATGTGAATACCAGCAATACCTATGCACAAGGCAATCGTAATCCTTTTATAGACAATCCATATATTGCTACTGTTATTTGGGGAGGACCATCAGCACAAAACCGTTGGTCCAGTTTATCAGTTGAAACCTTTTCAAAAGAATCAGTCCGTGTTTTTCCTAATCCAATAACTTCTTCAATGTTAACTATTGAAACTAAAATGGATACAGCGTATCAAATTTATGATATTTTAGGGAAGTTAATGCTTTCAGGAAAAGTAAGTAAGCAAAAGAACAAGGTCAATACCGAAAATTTAAATAAAGGGATCTATATCTTAAAGTTAAAAACAGCTAGCGGTAGCCTTTCAAAAAAACTTATAAAACACTAA
- a CDS encoding acyl-CoA thioesterase: MNTYKSVDKSRISISELMLPSHSNFSGKIHGGYILNLMDQIAFACASKHSKMYCVTASVDTVDFLLPIEVGELVTMKASVNFVGRTSMVVGIRVEAENIQTGVMKHCNSSYFTMVAKTKEGASVEVPGLILNDNTEVKRYLKTIKRIETKKSRQAEFNHQDFSHQDYLEELKGYKVKIELPENHN, translated from the coding sequence ATGAACACCTATAAATCTGTCGACAAGTCACGCATCTCCATTTCAGAATTGATGTTACCCTCCCACTCTAATTTTAGTGGTAAAATACATGGGGGTTATATTTTAAATTTAATGGATCAAATTGCTTTTGCGTGTGCCAGTAAACATTCTAAAATGTACTGTGTAACCGCTTCTGTAGATACGGTTGATTTTTTGCTTCCTATTGAAGTTGGCGAATTAGTAACAATGAAAGCTTCGGTCAATTTTGTTGGCAGAACCTCTATGGTTGTTGGTATTCGTGTTGAAGCCGAAAATATTCAAACCGGAGTGATGAAACATTGTAACTCTTCTTATTTCACCATGGTTGCTAAAACTAAAGAAGGTGCTTCTGTTGAAGTCCCTGGCTTAATTTTAAACGATAACACCGAAGTAAAACGGTATCTCAAAACTATAAAACGAATAGAAACGAAAAAATCCAGACAAGCAGAATTTAATCATCAAGATTTTTCACACCAGGACTACTTAGAAGAATTAAAAGGGTATAAAGTAAAAATTGAGTTGCCTGAAAACCATAATTAA